A stretch of Perognathus longimembris pacificus isolate PPM17 chromosome 1, ASM2315922v1, whole genome shotgun sequence DNA encodes these proteins:
- the Mrpl42 gene encoding 39S ribosomal protein L42, mitochondrial produces MAATIKWVISKGTILKHLLPIQNGALSCVCHKSTYSSLPDDYNCKVELALTSDGRTIVCYHPSVDIPYEHTKPIPRPDPVHNNEETHDQVLKTRLEEKDKPLEQGPMIEQLSKMFFTTKHRWYPYGQYHRRRKKVNPPKDR; encoded by the exons ATGGCAGCAACAATAAAGTGGGTAATATCAAAGGGAACTATCTTGAAGCATTTACTTCCAATCCAAA ATGGAGCTTTATCTTGTGTTTGTCATAAATCTACCTATTCTTCTCTTCCAGATGACTATAATTG CAAAGTGGAGCTTGCTTTGACATCTGATGGCAGGACGATAGTATGCTACCACCCTTCTGTGGACATCCCATATGAACACACTAaa CCCATCCCTAGACCAGATCCTGTGCATAATAATGAAGAAACACATGATCAAGTGCTAAAAACCAGATTGGAAGAGAAAGATAAACCCCTGGAGCAAGGACCCATGATAGAACAACTTAGCAAAATGTTCTTTACTACTAAGCATCGCTGGTATCCATATGGACa gtACCACAGACGTCGTAAGAAAGTGAATCCTCCAAAAGACAGATGA